In Spirosoma aureum, a single genomic region encodes these proteins:
- a CDS encoding helix-turn-helix domain-containing protein — protein sequence MKTSIEEKIRLQRLQRGLSQENMADLLNLSTTAYGDIERGKTELTLSRLNQIASVLALSPLVLLSDEAIPAQVVEQKNEQDIAHELETLNLIVEKQQVELDKLRLEADYWKRKYDDRIAFELARTLGIQQTRERIGF from the coding sequence ATGAAGACGTCCATCGAAGAAAAAATACGGCTGCAACGTCTCCAGCGGGGTTTATCGCAGGAAAATATGGCTGATTTGCTCAATCTGTCGACAACAGCTTATGGCGATATTGAGCGCGGTAAAACCGAACTGACGCTTTCGCGCCTGAACCAGATTGCCAGCGTACTGGCTCTATCGCCATTGGTATTGCTTTCCGATGAAGCTATTCCGGCGCAGGTCGTCGAGCAAAAAAATGAGCAGGATATTGCCCACGAACTGGAAACCCTGAACCTGATTGTTGAGAAGCAACAGGTTGAACTGGATAAGCTCCGTCTGGAAGCTGATTACTGGAAACGGAAATACGACGATCGTATCGCTTTCGAGCTGGCCCGAACGCTGGGTATTCAGCAGACTCGAGAGCGAATCGGATTTTAA